From the genome of Segatella hominis, one region includes:
- a CDS encoding cation transporter, with translation MKKILVMFTMMMVAMVTFAKDIKTVVFTTTPQMHCAACENKIKSNLRFEKGIKSIETSVPNQTVTVRYNADKTTPEKLQKGFEKFGYKARILKNGEKVKKNTEEKCDLM, from the coding sequence ATGAAGAAAATTTTAGTAATGTTCACAATGATGATGGTGGCAATGGTAACCTTTGCCAAGGACATCAAGACCGTAGTGTTCACCACAACACCACAGATGCACTGTGCGGCTTGTGAGAACAAGATCAAGAGCAACCTTCGCTTCGAAAAGGGTATCAAGAGCATAGAGACCTCTGTGCCAAACCAGACAGTCACAGTACGGTATAATGCCGACAAGACAACCCCCGAGAAACTCCAGAAAGGTTTTGAGAAGTTTGGCTATAAGGCTCGCATCCTGAAAAATGGCGAGAAGGTCAAGAAGAACACCGAGGAGAAGTGTGACTTGATGTAA